The genomic DNA CGTCAATTCACAGGGATATATCGTCGGCGTCGTATGGTATAATGTCTTTGGGGTTCTCATGCGCTGCTCTTTCTTTGGTAGGATAGAGACAGTGTGCATGAGAACCCTGTTTAGTCAAAAAGTGAGTTTTGCGGTACTGCTTAAATTCCTTCAATTGGTCTTCAGTCAAAGACTGTCCTGCAATTTCGCAATCTCGAATTGATTTAGCGTAGAGAAAAATATAATCGTGGAGCGTTGCCAAAAACTGCTCTGACTGTCTTCCTCTCGGATTGCTTTGAATTGTTATTTTGCCGATGAAATTTTCTTCTCCAAAAATTTCATCCATCAACAACTTCAAATTTGCTTGCTCGTTATCGTCAATGCTCACAAAAATCACGCCGTCTTCGCGCAGTAAATTCCGTGCCACGTACAAACGCGGATACATCATCGAGAGCCAAACGGAATGAAACTGCCCATTCTCGCGCGAGTTCTTGCGCCACAAATCTTGCTTGTTCAAATATCCCGCGCTGTCCGTAATTCCCGCGCGCTTTTTGTACTCGTCTTGCCGTTCGGCGTAATCGTCGGGATACACAAAACTATCGTTGCCCGTGTTGTACGGCGGGTCAATGTAAATCATCTTGACCTTGCCAAAGTATGACTTGAGCAATATCCTCAACACCTGAAGATTTTCGCCCTCGATAAAAATATGCTCATGCCGCGAATTGCGCGAATCTCCGCCAATTTCTGTTTCGCGCAAATTCGTGTCATTCGCGGCTGGAATCAAGGTCGCCGTCGTCTGCTTTTGAATTTCCTTGCGCGCCTCGGCTTTGCCCGCCCAAGACAATTCGTAATGCTCGTTGGGGAACGCGGCAGTTTCCCCCAACACATCTTTCAAGCGCGCAAAATCAATTTTATTTTCCGCAAACACTTCGGGGAAGAGCGCGCGCAGTTGCGCGATTTTTTCAGCGGTTAGGTTGAGCGATTGACCATCCATAAGCATCATCCTTTTCCAAGACCTGACAGGTCTTAAATTCCCGGTGATTCTATCACGACCATTTGAGCGAGTCAAAACTCACCCCAGCCCCCTATTTCGCATAACACTGATCGCTGGCTCGTCAATCTACCGGCGGAGTGATAACCTACTGATAACCTAGAACCTACCTACATCCTACCTAGCCCTTCCCAGCCACCTCCTAGGTTACACGAAACACGCCCGCGTCTTGCGACGCGGGCGTTTGTTGTTCTATGCTTTCAGTTTACCAAATCGTTGTAATATCAGCCGCGTGAATCTCGTGGTCCTTGGTGACGAGCGGCAGACCCAGATGCAACGCGGTCGCCGCAATAATGCGGTCAGGCATTTCCGGCACATCGGCGCGTGAAATGTGCCGCAAAGTCTGTGCGAGAGCAAGATCAAGCGGAACGAGTACCAAGTTGCTATCCGAGCGTTCCAGTTCAGATACAAGGCGCTCAAATACCGATTCCGGGATGCGTCCTTTTTCAACCAGGTAAACAATCTCAACCAAGGAAATCGAAGCAATGTAAATGGGTCCGCCGGTCGTGTCGGCATCATCAAGCGCGGCGACCGCCCCGGACGAAAGTTTTTCCGGCGATGCAAGATACCAAACGATAATGTGCGTGTCGGCAACAACCGCTCATAGTTCAATATCTCGCGGGAAATTTTTCCACATTTCTTTGCGCGCTTGCTTGATGTCCGATTCGGACAAGTCAATTTTGAGGTCCGCCCACGATCCTTTGAGACGACGACGCGACGATGCGGGCACAACTTGCTTGTGCGCCAAAAACTCGACGAATTCGAGCACCTCGCGTTGCTTGTCCTTTGGCAGTACGCGTAATCTCTGAACGACCGATTGTTCAATCGTCATTTCATCCTCCAAGCCAATCGGCTTTGCTTACGCGCATACTTTACCATATCACTTGCAGAGCGTCAACCGGAAAAAACCAACACGCTCGCGTCGAGGGACGCGAGCGTGTTTTGATTTATGCCTCTTGCGCTTCCGCTTCGCGCAACCCCGCTTTGTACGCGGCGGACTTGGCTTTGTGGCGCTCTTCGGTGCCCAGAATCTTTTTGCGAATCCGTAAATTCTTGGGCGTCACTTCCAAAAATTCGTCGTCGGAAATGTACTCGATCGCTTCGTCGAGCGACATGAGGCGCGGCGGTGTGAGCCGCACCGCAATGTCCGAGTTGGAACTGCGAATGTTCGTGAGATGTTTCAGCTTGCACACGTTCACCGGAATATCGCCCTCACGCGCCTGCTCGCCGATGACCATGCCTTCGTACACTTCGACGCCGGGACCGATGAACAAAATGCCGCGCCCCTCCGCGTTGTTCAGTGCGAACGCCGTCGTCGTGCCGGTCTCGAACGCGACGAGCGAACCATGCTCGCGCGTTTCAATGTCGCCCATCATCGGCTCGTACCCGTGAAAGAGCGCGTGCATAACCCCAGTGCCGCGCGTCGCGGTCAAAAACTTTGAGCGAAAGCCGAGCAAGCCGCGCGTCGGCACGAGGTAACGCAAATGCACCGAGCCATCGTCCGCGGTGTGCATCTCTTTCATCTGCGCGCGCCGCGTACCGAGCATCTCCATTACGACACCGAGAAAATCGGACGCAACCTCGATGTACACATCCTCGACCGGTTCCAATCTTTCGCCGTCGCGTTCCTGGAAAATCACTTCGGGCTTGCCAATGTGAAACTCGTACCCCTCGCGGCGCATCGTCTCGATCAAAATCGCGAGGTGCAATTCGCCGCGCCCCGACACGACGAACGTGTCCGACGACCCAGTTTCTTCGACGCGCAAACTGACGTTCGATTCGAGTTCCTTGAACAACCGCTCGCGCAATTTGCGCGATGTGCTCCACGTGCCTTCGCGTCCAGCGAACGGCGACGTGTTCACGCCGAACATCATCCGCACCGTCGGCGCTTCGACGCGAATCGGCGGCAGCGGTTTCGGATCGAGCGCGTCCGCGACCGTCTCGCCGATGTACACTTCGGGCAAGCCGGTGATCACGACGATTTCGCCCGCGGCGACTTCCGGAACTGGGATGCGCTCCAGACCTTGATGCACGAACAATTCCGCGATCTTGCCGGGCGTCTGCGATCCATCGTGCGCGATGCGAACGACATTTTGCGCGGGGCGAATCGTGCCGGCGAACAAGCGTCCAATCGCGATGCGACCTTTGTAGTCGTCGTACGCGAGCGTCGTGACGAGCAATTGCATCGGTTGATCCGGCTCGACCTGGGGCGCGGGCAAATAATTCACAATCGTTTCAAAGAGCGGCTGCAAATCAATCCCTGTGTCGCCGGGCGTGAGCGTTGCCGTCGCGCGAATCGCGTCGGTATAAACGATTGGAAACTCGGCTTGGTCGTCGGTCGCACCCAGGTCAATGAACAGGTCGAAGGTCGCATTCGCGACGTGATTGAGCCGCGCGTTCGGGCGATCCACTTTGTTGATAACGACAATCGCCTTGTGTCCCAGTTCGAGCGCCTTGCGTAAAACGAAACGCGTCTGCGGCATCGGACCATCCACCGCGTCCACGAGCAACAACACGCCGTCCACCATGTTCAACACGCGCTCGACCTCGCCGCCGAAATCGGCGTGCCCCGGCGTGTCCACGATGTTGATCTTGATGCCGCGATACGTGATCGCGGTGTTCTTTGCCAGAATCGTAATGCCGCGCTCGCGTTCGAGATCGTTCGAGTCCATCACACGTTCGGCGACGACCTGGTTGTCGCGAAAGATATGCGATTGCTTGAGCATTCCATCCACGAGCGTCGTTTTGCCGTGGTCCACGTGCGCGATAATCGCGATATTGCGGAGATCATTTCGAGTTTGCATCATTCCTCACTTGAAGGATGAAAGACAAAGGAATGACATTCGTCATTCGTCCTTCATCGCGCCAATAAAAACCTCGGCGTCACAAAAAGCCGAGGCACATCGGTACAACGAACGAGGCGCATTATACGCCGAATATCGCATTTGGCAAGTAGGGGGGCGGCATTGGCAGAATCGGATTCTTCGAGACAAGCAATTGAGAGCAACGAATCGTCTTCAAGATTCGTCAGTTGACAAATGTCTCGCCCCTACCAATGAACGCGCATTGCGCGCAAATACCTTTACGGATACAATCCAACTATCGCGCTATTGAACTATCGAACCATCCAACTATGACACGGAGAAAGTATGCCACCGAAATTCTGCGCGCAGTGCGGTCACGCGCTCGAATTGCGCCCGGTCGAAGATCATCGCGTTCGTCCGGTCTGCCCGGCGTGCGGGCACATCGTCTATCTGAATCCGCTCATCGCCGCGGGCGTGATCGCCGCGCGCGCAGATGGCAAACTCGCGCTCGTACTGCGCGGCGAAAATCCGGGCAAGGGGTTGTGGGGGTTTCCGACCGGCTTTATGGAGATTGACGAAACCGTCGAGCACGCCGCGCGGCGCGAATGTTTGGAAGAGACCGGCTTGCGCGTCGAACTGGGCGACCTGCTCGGCGTGTGGTCGTACGTCCACGAATGGAAGCAGAGTTCCGGCGTGTTGGTCTTGTACGCCGCGCGCGTCATCGGCGGCGAACCGCGCGCGGGCAGTGATACGAT from Chloroflexota bacterium includes the following:
- the typA gene encoding translational GTPase TypA → MQTRNDLRNIAIIAHVDHGKTTLVDGMLKQSHIFRDNQVVAERVMDSNDLERERGITILAKNTAITYRGIKINIVDTPGHADFGGEVERVLNMVDGVLLLVDAVDGPMPQTRFVLRKALELGHKAIVVINKVDRPNARLNHVANATFDLFIDLGATDDQAEFPIVYTDAIRATATLTPGDTGIDLQPLFETIVNYLPAPQVEPDQPMQLLVTTLAYDDYKGRIAIGRLFAGTIRPAQNVVRIAHDGSQTPGKIAELFVHQGLERIPVPEVAAGEIVVITGLPEVYIGETVADALDPKPLPPIRVEAPTVRMMFGVNTSPFAGREGTWSTSRKLRERLFKELESNVSLRVEETGSSDTFVVSGRGELHLAILIETMRREGYEFHIGKPEVIFQERDGERLEPVEDVYIEVASDFLGVVMEMLGTRRAQMKEMHTADDGSVHLRYLVPTRGLLGFRSKFLTATRGTGVMHALFHGYEPMMGDIETREHGSLVAFETGTTTAFALNNAEGRGILFIGPGVEVYEGMVIGEQAREGDIPVNVCKLKHLTNIRSSNSDIAVRLTPPRLMSLDEAIEYISDDEFLEVTPKNLRIRKKILGTEERHKAKSAAYKAGLREAEAQEA
- a CDS encoding DUF2281 domain-containing protein, whose translation is MTIEQSVVQRLRVLPKDKQREVLEFVEFLAHKQVVPASSRRRLKGSWADLKIDLSESDIKQARKEMWKNFPRDIEL
- a CDS encoding NUDIX hydrolase, which encodes MPPKFCAQCGHALELRPVEDHRVRPVCPACGHIVYLNPLIAAGVIAARADGKLALVLRGENPGKGLWGFPTGFMEIDETVEHAARRECLEETGLRVELGDLLGVWSYVHEWKQSSGVLVLYAARVIGGEPRAGSDTIDVQFYAPDEITPAMLAFETHHAALELWKHRASK
- a CDS encoding type II toxin-antitoxin system VapC family toxin — translated: MIVWYLASPEKLSSGAVAALDDADTTGGPIYIASISLVEIVYLVEKGRIPESVFERLVSELERSDSNLVLVPLDLALAQTLRHISRADVPEMPDRIIAATALHLGLPLVTKDHEIHAADITTIW
- a CDS encoding site-specific DNA-methyltransferase, giving the protein MDGQSLNLTAEKIAQLRALFPEVFAENKIDFARLKDVLGETAAFPNEHYELSWAGKAEARKEIQKQTTATLIPAANDTNLRETEIGGDSRNSRHEHIFIEGENLQVLRILLKSYFGKVKMIYIDPPYNTGNDSFVYPDDYAERQDEYKKRAGITDSAGYLNKQDLWRKNSRENGQFHSVWLSMMYPRLYVARNLLREDGVIFVSIDDNEQANLKLLMDEIFGEENFIGKITIQSNPRGRQSEQFLATLHDYIFLYAKSIRDCEIAGQSLTEDQLKEFKQYRKTHFLTKQGSHAHCLYPTKERAAHENPKDIIPYDADDISL